A single region of the Malus sylvestris chromosome 8, drMalSylv7.2, whole genome shotgun sequence genome encodes:
- the LOC126632229 gene encoding serine/arginine-rich splicing factor RSZ22A-like — protein MSRVYVGNLSPRVSEGELEDEFRVFGNIRSVWVARRPPGYAFVDFDDSRDAEDAIRELDGKNNWRVELSHNTRGGGGGGGGGGGGGRGGGGRGRSGGSDLKCYECGEPGHFARECRLRGGGGGGGGGRRRSRTPPRYRRSPSYGRRSYSPRGRSPRRRSLTPRGNSRSRSPPYRGREELPYANGNGLKDRRRSRS, from the exons ATGTCTCGTGTGTACGTCGGAAACTTGAGTCCTCGAGTGTCCGAGGGAGAGCTCGAAGACGAGTTTCGTGTTTTTGGAAATATTAGAAG CGTGTGGGTTGCTCGGAGACCACCGGGTTACGCTTTTGTTGACTTTGATGACAGTAGAGATGCAGAGGATGCAATCCGTGAATTAGATG GTAAGAATAACTGGAGAGTTGAGCTTTCACACAACActagaggtggtggtggtggtggtggtggtggtggtggtggtggtcgtGGTGGAGGTGGTCGTGGCCGCTCTGGCGGTTCTGATTTGAAGTGCTATGAGTGTGGTGAGCCTGGCCATTTTGCTCGTGAATGTCGTCtacgtggtggtggtggtggaggtggtggtggaagGCGTCGTAGCCGCACTCCCCCTCGCTATCGCAGAAGTCCTAGTTATGGTCGCAG GAGCTACAGTCCTCGTGGGAGATCCCCTAGACGTCGCAGTTTGACACCACGAGGGAATAGCCGCAGCAGGTCCCCACCATACCGTGGGCGGGAGGAGTTGCCATATGCCAATGG CAATGGTCTAAAGGATCGCCGCCGAAGCAGGAGTTAA
- the LOC126631278 gene encoding probable sarcosine oxidase, with the protein MEYSGDEFDVIVVGAGVMGSSTAYQTAKRGHKTLLLEQFDFLHHRGSSHGESRTIRATYPEDYYTPLVLESYKLWQQAESEIGYNVYFKANQLDMAPANDKVLLAVVDSCRKNSVAFSVMNRDQLHQEFSGRVMIPEDWVGVVTEHGGVIKPTKAVSMFQTLALQNGAVLRDNMEVKGVERDGVRGGVWVSTAKGKRFWGKKCVVTVGAWTTKLVKTVGGIELPIQPLETTVCYWRIKEGHEGAFAIGGDFPTFASYGNPYIYGTPSLEYPGLIKVAVNGGYPCDPDKRPWGPGNPLAPLKEWIEGTFSGVVDSGGPVATQLCMYSITPDEDFVIDFLGGEFGKDVVVGGGFSGHGFKMSPVVGRILADLALTGEAEGVELKQFRIARFQENPKGNAKDFL; encoded by the coding sequence ATGGAATATTCCGGCGATGAGTTCGACGTCATCGTAGTCGGAGCCGGAGTCATGGGGAGCTCCACCGCCTACCAGACCGCCAAGCGCGGCCACAAGACCCTCCTCCTCGAGCAATTCGACTTCCTCCACCACCGCGGCTCCTCCCACGGTGAGTCCCGGACGATTCGCGCCACGTACCCGGAAGATTACTACACGCCCCTCGTCCTCGAGTCCTACAAGCTCTGGCAGCAGGCGGAGTCCGAAATCGGCTACAATGTCTACTTCAAAGCCAACCAATTGGACATGGCTCCGGCGAACGATAAGGTTCTCCTCGCCGTTGTCGATAGTTGTCGGAAAAACTCGGTCGCGTTTTCGGTCATGAACCGGGACCAGCTGCACCAGGAGTTCTCGGGTCGGGTTATGATTCCGGAGGATTGGGTGGGTGTTGTGACGGAGCACGGCGGGGTTATTAAACCCACCAAGGCggtgtcaatgtttcaaacgcTCGCTTTGCAGAACGGCGCCGTTTTGAGGGATAATATGGAGGTGAAGGGTGTGGAGAGAGATGGGGTGAGAGGAGGGGTTTGGGTGTCTACAGCAAAAGGGAAGAGGTTTTGGGGGAAGAAATGTGTGGTGACGGTTGGAGCTTGGACGACAAAGTTAGTTAAAACGGTTGGCGGGATCGAACTGCCGATACAGCCGTTGGAGACCACCGTGTGCTACTGGCGGATTAAGGAGGGGCACGAGGGTGCTTTTGCCATCGGAGGAGACTTCCCGACCTTTGCTAGCTATGGGAACCCCTACATTTATGGGACCCCCTCTTTGGAGTATCCCGGTTTGATCAAGGTCGCCGTGAATGGCGGGTACCCGTGTGACCCCGATAAGAGGCCATGGGGTCCCGGGAACCCGCTGGCTCCGTTGAAGGAGTGGATAGAGGGGACGTTCTCCGGCGTGGTTGACTCCGGCGGGCCGGTGGCTACCCAGTTGTGCATGTACTCAATAACCCCGGATGAGGATTTTGTGATTGATTTCTTGGGTGGGGAGTTTGGGAAGGATGTGGTGGTGGGCGGGGGGTTTTCGGGTCACGGGTTCAAGATGTCGCCGGTGGTGGGGAGGATTTTGGCTGACCTTGCGCTTACTGGGGAGGCTGAAGGAGTGGAGCTGAAGCAGTTTAGGATAGCAAGGTTTCAAGAGAATCCCAAAGGCAATGCCAAAGACTTTCTGTAA